A part of Paenibacillus donghaensis genomic DNA contains:
- a CDS encoding DUF2313 domain-containing protein, whose amino-acid sequence MIPLRYREMLPPYWYEIDMADRHFSVMKQEMDSRLQTIDDLSNQFILQRSTWALWIWEWVYFRKTQEGSDDERREAIRRKRWGDRPFKLPLLRDLGNQHGKLLNVSEDFLAKEIHYEFSLTQPFNMAGLQADFEYVRPVHIRRAVFSSVVPTQTIIVKGIGYSHGVDFPICGFEIPFGGG is encoded by the coding sequence ATGATCCCGCTGAGATACCGCGAGATGCTGCCGCCTTATTGGTATGAGATTGATATGGCTGACCGGCATTTCTCGGTTATGAAGCAAGAAATGGATAGCCGGCTGCAGACCATCGATGATTTGAGCAATCAGTTTATCTTGCAGCGCTCAACGTGGGCGCTCTGGATATGGGAGTGGGTCTACTTCCGAAAGACCCAAGAGGGGAGCGACGATGAACGCAGGGAGGCGATCCGCCGGAAGCGCTGGGGAGATCGGCCGTTTAAGCTGCCGCTACTGCGGGACTTAGGGAATCAGCATGGGAAGCTGCTGAATGTTTCAGAGGACTTTTTGGCCAAAGAGATCCATTATGAATTTTCCCTTACTCAACCGTTTAATATGGCTGGGCTGCAGGCGGACTTTGAATATGTGCGCCCGGTGCATATCCGCCGGGCGGTGTTTAGTTCAGTCGTACCCACGCAGACCATTATAGTTAAAGGCATAGGGTATTCCCACGGGGTTGATTTTCCGATATGTGGCTTTGAAATTCCCTTCGGAGGTGGTTGA
- a CDS encoding DUF2634 domain-containing protein, translating into MADNSLFPDLDISDIGEVELTESVLSATKWTYVIDYRNRRAVLTEDGHPKKTSTYEEYLIQTALKILNTERFRYVLYGEEVGVERSEWSAWEDVEIKRDMEEALTSHMEIVRAEVRSMEREGQEMQLSILITGLAGQAELEETISV; encoded by the coding sequence GTGGCGGATAATAGTTTGTTTCCTGACCTGGACATTTCTGATATCGGAGAAGTCGAGCTGACGGAATCGGTTCTATCGGCTACGAAATGGACCTATGTGATCGATTACCGTAACCGGCGCGCCGTCCTTACTGAGGATGGGCATCCGAAGAAGACCAGCACCTATGAGGAATACCTGATACAAACAGCGCTGAAAATCCTGAATACCGAGCGTTTTAGGTATGTGCTGTACGGCGAGGAGGTCGGCGTTGAACGCTCCGAATGGTCTGCCTGGGAGGATGTGGAGATCAAACGGGACATGGAAGAGGCTTTGACCTCCCATATGGAGATTGTGCGGGCTGAGGTGCGGTCCATGGAGCGAGAAGGACAGGAGATGCAACTTAGCATATTGATAACCGGCCTGGCAGGCCAGGCTGAGCTGGAGGAGACGATCAGTGTATGA
- a CDS encoding phage holin family protein: protein MEWNAIANFIEPELLIVVAVCWVIGYILKQTPRVPDWTIIYLVTLGAVVLVSLTLGFNAESVLQGILCGAVAVYGNQLVKQARKGGGE from the coding sequence ATGGAATGGAATGCAATCGCGAATTTTATCGAACCGGAATTATTGATTGTGGTGGCCGTATGCTGGGTGATCGGCTACATCCTTAAGCAGACACCACGGGTGCCAGACTGGACGATTATTTACCTTGTGACGTTGGGAGCCGTCGTCCTAGTGTCGCTCACCTTGGGCTTTAATGCAGAGAGCGTCCTACAGGGTATCCTTTGCGGCGCGGTGGCCGTGTATGGTAATCAGTTGGTCAAGCAGGCCCGGAAGGGTGGCGGCGAGTAA
- a CDS encoding baseplate J/gp47 family protein: protein MTIKLSDLPALPYMPILEEAPEEIYQRWVNRAIALALERGLPPPPTGEGEYFYDLWYPLALELAEQQSLWTYGFVQGFPIWADSEYLDGHGWAAGLIRKEGESDDTFRLRMLERAATEIGSGRRKDYETWAMEMAGVGGAIAREKERHDNSVDLYLTNLDGQPITEEFAETVKAWMWEERRIAGHDLLVHPAPVFNVRLETRLLTSNGTDLEVLAETIRQRVLDYASGRSKLIYNYVAALLLLPGVDDYESLTLNGDMEDIVLPLSSVLRVEVVLI, encoded by the coding sequence ATGACGATTAAGTTAAGTGATCTGCCGGCGCTTCCTTACATGCCCATACTGGAGGAAGCGCCGGAGGAAATCTATCAGCGCTGGGTAAATAGGGCCATAGCCTTGGCGCTTGAACGAGGTCTTCCGCCGCCGCCGACAGGGGAAGGGGAATACTTTTATGACCTCTGGTATCCGCTTGCGCTGGAGCTTGCTGAGCAGCAATCGCTATGGACGTATGGATTTGTCCAAGGTTTTCCGATTTGGGCGGATTCTGAGTATCTGGACGGTCATGGCTGGGCGGCGGGCTTGATCCGTAAGGAAGGCGAGAGTGACGATACATTCCGCCTCAGGATGCTCGAACGAGCGGCTACCGAAATTGGCAGCGGGCGGCGGAAGGATTACGAAACCTGGGCGATGGAGATGGCTGGTGTTGGTGGAGCGATCGCACGCGAAAAAGAGCGGCATGATAATTCCGTCGATCTTTACTTGACGAACCTGGACGGCCAGCCCATTACAGAGGAATTTGCTGAGACGGTCAAAGCCTGGATGTGGGAGGAGCGGCGGATCGCTGGGCATGACTTGTTGGTGCACCCCGCGCCGGTATTTAATGTGCGATTAGAAACGCGCTTGCTTACGTCCAACGGTACGGATCTGGAAGTACTGGCGGAAACTATTCGACAGCGCGTCTTGGATTACGCGAGTGGCCGCTCCAAACTTATTTACAATTATGTGGCCGCGCTGCTGTTGCTGCCTGGTGTAGATGATTACGAGAGCCTGACTCTCAATGGCGATATGGAGGATATTGTTCTTCCGCTGTCGTCTGTTCTGAGAGTGGAAGTGGTTCTAATATGA
- a CDS encoding hemolysin XhlA family protein, translating into MPDPQLETVQRLTRLETKIDSIEDKLDAMLDAKETANKALDSTKSAHLRIDRLDKLVNWVGTTIIGAVLLAIISLVIKSKG; encoded by the coding sequence ATGCCTGATCCGCAGCTAGAAACAGTGCAGAGGCTTACGAGGCTAGAAACAAAGATAGATAGTATCGAGGATAAGCTGGATGCCATGCTTGATGCAAAGGAAACAGCAAACAAGGCGTTAGACTCCACGAAGTCAGCGCACCTAAGAATTGACCGGCTGGATAAGCTGGTGAACTGGGTGGGAACGACAATTATCGGTGCTGTACTCTTGGCAATTATTAGTTTGGTAATAAAATCGAAAGGATGA
- a CDS encoding CD1375 family protein, producing MNPLEGRMVLVAVQLIQAGRRTLAEVPESLRKKVEKHLSEQGSEIIVS from the coding sequence ATGAATCCGTTAGAAGGGCGTATGGTGTTGGTAGCTGTCCAGTTGATTCAGGCTGGCCGACGCACGTTGGCAGAGGTGCCGGAATCCCTCCGAAAGAAAGTGGAGAAGCACCTATCAGAACAGGGCAGTGAAATTATAGTATCTTAG
- a CDS encoding M15 family metallopeptidase translates to MALTLEQVKAKSAKRMLGLHPVVLAAATALIERCYVRGVPIVITQGLRTIAEQDALYAQGRTKPGSVVTNAKGGTSYHNYGLAIDFALLLPDGKQVSWDINRDGDKDGVKDWTEVVQEAKALGFEWGGDFVSIKDAPHFQIPFGLKISQLRAGQRPTETAMAKAQAKIDKYMEADEAMTAQEKKDFEAMQMLIKAQAEVTLALSNRITELETAAKLPEIPKWALPGL, encoded by the coding sequence ATGGCACTGACACTGGAGCAAGTAAAAGCTAAATCAGCCAAGCGCATGCTTGGGCTGCATCCGGTGGTGCTGGCTGCTGCTACTGCGCTGATTGAGCGCTGTTATGTCCGGGGTGTGCCTATCGTCATTACCCAAGGCCTGCGCACCATTGCAGAGCAGGACGCCTTGTATGCGCAGGGACGCACCAAGCCAGGCAGTGTCGTCACCAACGCAAAGGGTGGCACCAGTTACCACAACTACGGCCTCGCGATTGATTTCGCGCTGCTGCTACCAGACGGGAAACAAGTCTCATGGGATATTAATCGGGACGGAGACAAAGATGGGGTAAAAGACTGGACGGAAGTTGTCCAAGAAGCTAAGGCACTCGGATTTGAGTGGGGCGGTGATTTTGTATCCATCAAGGATGCGCCACATTTTCAAATCCCGTTTGGCCTTAAAATATCCCAGCTGCGAGCGGGCCAGCGGCCAACTGAAACGGCCATGGCTAAAGCGCAGGCTAAAATCGATAAGTACATGGAGGCTGATGAAGCAATGACAGCACAGGAGAAGAAAGACTTTGAAGCAATGCAGATGCTCATTAAGGCACAGGCAGAAGTGACACTTGCTTTGTCCAACCGGATCACGGAGCTGGAGACAGCGGCCAAGCTGCCGGAAATCCCTAAGTGGGCGCTGCCCGGCCTGTGA
- a CDS encoding acyltransferase family protein: protein MENTKHHVQRKGWIDFIKGISIIGVIILHTQALNLGENTKLIAFYCVHLFVLIGGINLYNSMERRNITSFDYKFVLGNLKKILIQYLIASIVCIMYYKHFIDIKSFIKTLIYFTASPQLYFLVFYCQLIALSPIIYLAIKKFVSRNVILSLIFIVILLIIAIILTHYTFVFETVGGGEKFLFGGSYILTFGLGMLFSSFKIEIKSKGKNFILLMILFVCTTGYVYFILNYPLFHKVSSELFFTEQDILRISYAIILFLFLFVLYNYFNNYVSKKFMMIFKPIELFGKYSMSIFLYHWIINDFFNKMFIQNHRVVLLILLAELCLPIILKVIYDRIRLRLIS from the coding sequence ATGGAAAATACCAAGCACCATGTACAAAGAAAAGGCTGGATTGATTTTATAAAAGGAATAAGTATTATTGGAGTAATAATACTTCATACGCAAGCATTAAATTTGGGAGAAAACACTAAATTAATTGCATTTTATTGTGTTCATTTATTTGTGCTTATTGGTGGGATAAATTTATATAATTCAATGGAAAGGAGAAATATAACTTCATTTGATTATAAATTTGTATTAGGCAATTTAAAAAAAATATTAATACAATATTTAATTGCTAGTATTGTGTGTATAATGTACTATAAACATTTTATTGATATAAAAAGCTTTATCAAAACTTTGATTTATTTTACTGCTAGTCCACAGTTATATTTTTTAGTTTTCTATTGTCAATTGATAGCTCTATCTCCAATTATTTACTTAGCCATTAAAAAGTTTGTAAGTAGAAATGTAATCCTAAGCCTTATTTTTATTGTGATCCTACTTATTATAGCCATAATATTAACTCATTATACATTTGTGTTCGAAACAGTTGGTGGAGGAGAAAAGTTTTTATTTGGTGGTTCTTATATTTTGACATTTGGCCTTGGAATGCTTTTTTCTTCATTTAAAATAGAAATAAAAAGTAAAGGGAAAAATTTTATTCTATTAATGATATTGTTTGTGTGCACAACAGGATATGTATACTTTATACTGAATTACCCGTTATTTCATAAAGTTTCAAGTGAGCTTTTCTTCACAGAACAAGATATTTTAAGAATAAGTTATGCTATAATTCTTTTTTTATTTTTATTTGTACTATATAATTATTTTAATAATTATGTTTCGAAAAAATTTATGATGATTTTCAAACCTATAGAATTATTCGGAAAATATTCAATGAGTATTTTTCTATATCATTGGATAATAAATGATTTTTTCAATAAAATGTTTATCCAAAATCATAGGGTTGTATTATTAATATTATTAGCAGAGCTATGTTTACCAATAATATTAAAAGTTATATATGATAGAATAAGGTTAAGATTAATTTCTTAG
- a CDS encoding DUF2577 family protein, with protein MLNDALKMMREKTAGHIDARDTERATLMSWPADPKIQVDEDPEPYPADKLVFAEYLQERRIDAKFEVSQPESSVLSGILTIPSPLKAGDRLIVSRMTGQRYYVLGKDVSGGGG; from the coding sequence GTGCTGAATGATGCGCTGAAGATGATGAGGGAAAAAACCGCTGGGCACATCGATGCCCGGGATACCGAACGGGCCACGCTGATGAGTTGGCCAGCTGATCCGAAGATTCAGGTCGATGAGGACCCGGAGCCGTATCCGGCGGATAAGCTTGTTTTTGCTGAGTATCTGCAGGAGAGACGCATCGATGCAAAATTTGAAGTATCGCAACCGGAGTCTTCCGTCCTGAGCGGTATCCTAACGATTCCCAGCCCCCTGAAGGCTGGGGACCGGCTCATTGTATCCCGTATGACTGGCCAGCGGTATTATGTGCTGGGAAAGGATGTGAGCGGCGGTGGCGGATAA
- a CDS encoding XkdQ/YqbQ family protein, producing the protein MDNFAIIYGKDSNRHLLTDAAVELSWSSARDEIARSATVRLRNASDFKVAGMLMCFSQQVKGVGVLHHKNQFFHGPIIKYEQNEFTDEWEVEAREISWYLAKNKGVRPYLKGESGAELQRYIKTTGIDFRCPKLGFNIDERYGTMFHSEVILDVLQKAYERSGYRYHVDVVRTDTSFYLQVVREGTNTLVPVFIPEQMEASTAGYSIEDTYTVVTVQKYKDDKLSSSVTKTAAGAVKAMGRMEEILEAEEDEDPATVATQRLKSLSVAKQIKKITVKHEDHTLSGLRAGWMVLIKTDHTSKWIVESAESSFKNGMYTVKLELERRQ; encoded by the coding sequence ATGGATAACTTTGCGATCATTTACGGTAAAGACAGCAACCGGCACCTATTGACGGACGCGGCTGTTGAACTGTCATGGTCCTCAGCGCGGGATGAGATCGCCCGCAGCGCGACCGTCCGTCTGAGAAACGCCAGCGATTTTAAGGTGGCCGGCATGCTGATGTGCTTTTCGCAGCAGGTGAAGGGAGTGGGCGTGCTTCACCACAAAAACCAGTTCTTCCATGGTCCTATCATTAAGTATGAACAAAATGAGTTCACCGATGAATGGGAGGTTGAAGCTCGGGAGATCAGCTGGTATTTGGCGAAAAACAAAGGTGTTCGTCCGTATCTCAAAGGTGAGAGCGGTGCAGAACTGCAGCGCTACATCAAGACCACCGGTATTGATTTTCGCTGCCCTAAACTGGGGTTTAACATCGATGAACGTTACGGAACGATGTTCCATTCCGAAGTTATTTTGGATGTGCTGCAAAAGGCATATGAGCGGAGCGGCTACCGCTATCATGTAGATGTGGTCCGGACAGATACGAGCTTTTATCTGCAGGTGGTCCGGGAGGGGACAAATACGCTTGTTCCCGTGTTTATCCCGGAGCAGATGGAGGCAAGCACCGCCGGTTACAGCATAGAAGATACTTATACGGTCGTGACCGTTCAAAAATATAAGGATGATAAGCTTTCATCCTCCGTCACCAAGACGGCAGCCGGTGCAGTGAAGGCCATGGGCCGCATGGAAGAGATACTGGAAGCGGAAGAGGATGAGGACCCGGCGACCGTTGCGACGCAGCGTCTAAAGTCTTTATCGGTGGCCAAGCAAATTAAGAAAATTACTGTCAAACATGAAGACCATACATTGTCCGGCCTGCGGGCTGGGTGGATGGTGTTGATCAAGACGGATCATACGTCCAAATGGATTGTAGAGTCTGCGGAATCCAGCTTTAAAAACGGAATGTATACGGTCAAGCTTGAGCTCGAAAGGAGGCAGTAA